The following coding sequences are from one Coffea arabica cultivar ET-39 chromosome 11e, Coffea Arabica ET-39 HiFi, whole genome shotgun sequence window:
- the LOC113718222 gene encoding protein FAR1-RELATED SEQUENCE 5-like gives MSFSVRKDYLNNDKDGVTTSRRYSCCKEGVKRKYEGDVMPKRTRVPTKTGYGAKMVIVLLRGTMKYRVHDLVLEHNHELHIAQCAHMIPSQRKVSVAQGFQAEISEDAGISLKQSHELMGKEAGGMSNVGYTRDNLKRYLRTRWERSLKYGEADSMLNYFQEQTLENPSFFHAVQLDCEEQITNIFWADAGMLINYNFFGDVVTFDTTYKTNKEYRPLGVFVGFNQHRQIVIFGAALMYDETIDSFKWVFGTFLEAMCRKRPSTILTDQDHAMAAAFSLVMPQTFHGLCTFHIRRNFMKHLGNHYKESSDLPYMFGACMYEIEEVEQFNRVWEAMVKKHNLENNEWLSGLYRIRDKWARCMMKERWTAGIQSIQLSESLNAAIKNYLKLDHDLVQFFRHFNRVVDDKRHNELIVEYEMRQKLPMVGLRQTPMLVHAADTYSPTVFVAFQNEYGESTAMVILK, from the coding sequence ATGAGTTTTAGTGTACGTAAAGACTATCTAAATAATGACAAAGACGGCGTGACCACGTCTAGGAGATATAGTTGCTGCAAGGAAGGTGTGAAGCGCAAGTACGAAGGTGATGTGATGCCAAAGAGGACACGAGTGCCGACGAAAACAGGGTATGGAGCTAAAATGGTTATCGTGTTGCTTAGAGGGACAATGAAGTACCGTGTGCATGACCTTGTTTTAGAGCATAACCATGAGTTGCACATTGCTCAATGTGCGCACATGATACCATCACAAAGAAAAGTGAGTGTGGCTCAAGGATTCCAAGCTGAAATAAGCGAAGATGCTGGGATTTCATTGAAACAGAGCCATGAGCTTATGGGAAAGGAGGCAGGTGGGATGAGCAATGTGGGATATACTCGGGATAATCTTAAACGATATCTTCGAACGAGATGGGAAAGGAGCTTGAAATATGGAGAAGCAGATAGTATGCTGAATTATTTTCAAGAGCAAACACTTGAGAATCCATCCTTTTTTCATGCCGTACAGCTGGACTGTGAAGAACAGATAACGAATATCTTTTGGGCTGATGCAGGAATGTTAATTAACTACAACTTTTTTGGAGACGTAGTCACATTCGAcacaacctacaaaacaaataaagaatacCGGCCACTTGGAGTATTTGTGGGTTTTAACCAACATAGGCAAATTGTGATATTCGGTGCTGCCCTTATGTATGATGAGACGATAGATTCTTTCAAATGGGTGTTTGGTACATTTCTAGAAGCAATGTGCAGAAAGCGTCCAAGCACCATACTAACAGACCAAGATCACGCCATGGCAGCCGCTTTTTCACTTGTCATGCCCCAAACGTTTCACGGTCTATGTACGTTTCATATAAGACGTAATTTTATGAAACATCTTGGCAATCACTACAAGGAAAGTAGTGACCTTCCATACATGTTTGGTGCCTGCATGTATGAGATTGAAGAAGTTGAACAATTCAACAGGGTGTGGGAGGCGATGGTGAAGAAACACAatcttgaaaataatgaatggCTTTCCGGGCTGTATCGAATTCGTGATAAGTGGGCAAGGTGTATGATGAAAGAAAGATGGACCGCGGGAATACAAAGCATCCAACTTAGCGAAAGCCTAAATGCAGcaattaaaaattatttgaaactGGATCACGACCTTGTGCAGTTCTTTAGACATTTCAATCGGGTGGTTGATGATAAGAGACATAATGAACTCATCGTAGAATATGAAATGAGGCAAAAGCTCCCCATGGTTGGGTTGAGGCAAACACCTATGCTTGTGCATGCTGCAGATACATATTCACCAACCGTATTTGTTGCATTCCAAAATGAATATGGCGAGTCCACAGCTATGGTtatattgaaatga